A single window of Chthonomonadales bacterium DNA harbors:
- a CDS encoding alpha-L-fucosidase yields the protein MPHDGLARPSRQQIAWQEAELSMFLHFGVNTFTDREWGEGTEDPGVFDPKRLDARQWASVAREAGFRYVILTAKHHDGFCLWPSHFTEHSVTRSPWRGGKGDVVREFSRACRDAGVQMGLYLSPWDRHEPTYGDSPAYNRHFRDQLTELLTDYGEVAEVWFDGACGEGPNGKKQEYDWPSYYETIRRLQPQALIAICGPDIRWVGNEDGFAHETEWSARPGDPAMHGTSREVWYPAECDVSIRPGWFWHAGEDSKVKPLEHLMDIYFRSVGRNSVLLLNVPPNRDGLLADPDVERLRAFRAERDRLLARDLARRRPARAESAAPAAPASAAVDGRPATHWSPAGNATTGWIEVDLGRPATFGVSMAQELIREGQRIEEYAVEALVDGAWREAARGTTVGHKKLDRFEPITASRVRLRVLRARAVPLVRSFGLYA from the coding sequence ATGCCCCACGACGGCCTGGCCCGGCCCTCGCGCCAGCAGATCGCCTGGCAGGAGGCCGAGCTGAGCATGTTCCTGCACTTCGGAGTCAACACCTTCACCGACCGTGAGTGGGGCGAGGGCACCGAGGACCCCGGCGTGTTCGACCCGAAGCGCCTGGACGCGCGCCAGTGGGCGAGCGTGGCGCGGGAGGCCGGCTTCCGCTACGTCATCCTCACCGCCAAGCACCACGACGGCTTCTGCCTCTGGCCCAGCCACTTCACGGAGCACTCTGTTACGCGCAGCCCGTGGCGCGGCGGCAAGGGCGACGTCGTGCGCGAGTTCTCGCGCGCCTGCCGCGACGCCGGGGTCCAAATGGGCCTCTACCTCTCGCCGTGGGACCGCCACGAGCCCACCTACGGCGACTCACCGGCCTACAACCGCCACTTCCGCGACCAGCTCACGGAGCTCCTGACGGACTACGGCGAGGTCGCCGAGGTCTGGTTCGACGGCGCCTGCGGCGAGGGGCCCAACGGCAAGAAGCAGGAGTACGACTGGCCCTCCTACTACGAGACCATCCGCCGCCTGCAGCCCCAGGCGCTGATCGCCATCTGCGGGCCCGACATCCGCTGGGTGGGCAACGAGGACGGCTTCGCGCACGAGACGGAGTGGAGCGCGCGCCCCGGCGACCCGGCGATGCACGGCACGAGCCGCGAGGTGTGGTACCCCGCCGAGTGCGACGTCTCGATCCGGCCGGGCTGGTTCTGGCACGCCGGCGAGGACTCGAAGGTGAAGCCGCTCGAGCATCTGATGGACATCTACTTCCGTTCCGTGGGCCGCAACAGCGTGCTCCTGCTCAACGTGCCGCCCAACCGCGACGGCCTGCTGGCCGACCCCGACGTCGAGCGGCTGCGCGCCTTCCGCGCCGAGCGCGACCGCCTCCTTGCCCGCGACCTGGCGCGCCGCCGGCCGGCGCGCGCCGAGAGCGCCGCTCCCGCCGCCCCGGCCTCCGCCGCCGTCGACGGGCGACCCGCCACCCACTGGTCGCCCGCGGGGAACGCGACAACGGGATGGATCGAGGTGGACCTGGGCCGACCGGCGACCTTCGGCGTCAGCATGGCGCAGGAGCTGATCCGCGAGGGCCAACGGATCGAGGAGTACGCCGTGGAGGCGCTTGTGGACGGCGCCTGGCGCGAGGCGGCGCGCGGCACGACCGTGGGGCACAAGAAGCTGGACCGCTTCGAGCCGATCACGGCGTCGCGCGTACGGCTGCGCGTCCTGCGGGCGCGGGCCGTGCCGCTCGTGCGCTCGTTCGGCCTGTACGCCTAG